Proteins co-encoded in one Cytobacillus sp. NJ13 genomic window:
- a CDS encoding YhcN/YlaJ family sporulation lipoprotein, producing the protein MKKSLIILGISGVAALTACQNNAAKEDIYEETGHTINVNDQRADLYNRDMGNGRNGRNNVSEDFGYVRHQKSPIMGDNVSADHYAAIDREQVADIIGKYCTEVPNVDDISTLVTDEEVLIVYNTDTKNRNQTADQVKKMAMSVVPRWYHVYVSDDTSLRKNVENYATVDSDGRNAENGINQLIKQMLKSPQGERMSESENENGEMQGERNDDMDKDDLGETVKKAGNR; encoded by the coding sequence GTGAAAAAATCACTAATTATTCTTGGCATTAGCGGCGTGGCTGCGTTGACTGCCTGTCAAAACAATGCCGCAAAAGAAGATATTTATGAAGAAACCGGTCACACAATAAATGTAAATGACCAGCGTGCCGATTTGTATAATAGAGATATGGGCAACGGCCGAAATGGCCGAAACAATGTCAGCGAAGACTTTGGATATGTCCGCCATCAAAAAAGCCCAATCATGGGAGACAACGTTTCAGCGGACCATTATGCTGCTATTGACCGTGAACAGGTTGCAGATATTATTGGGAAATATTGCACTGAAGTGCCGAATGTGGATGATATCTCCACACTTGTTACAGACGAAGAAGTCCTGATCGTATATAACACTGACACCAAAAATCGCAATCAGACAGCTGATCAGGTTAAAAAGATGGCCATGTCTGTTGTTCCAAGATGGTATCATGTCTATGTAAGTGATGATACATCCTTAAGAAAAAATGTTGAAAACTATGCAACGGTTGATTCTGATGGCCGAAATGCTGAAAATGGCATCAACCAATTAATTAAACAAATGCTTAAATCTCCTCAAGGAGAAAGAATGAGTGAAAGTGAAAATGAAAACGGTGAAATGCAAGGCGAAAGAAA
- a CDS encoding YutD family protein, with protein sequence MVCINNVCYELIQEERNGFNEEAFRGRYSDILSRYDYIVGDWGYGQLRLRGFFDDQNQKASFDTKISTLTEYLYEFCNFGCAYFVVKKVKS encoded by the coding sequence ATGGTTTGCATTAATAATGTTTGTTATGAATTAATTCAGGAAGAACGGAATGGTTTCAATGAGGAAGCATTTCGGGGGAGATATAGCGATATTTTATCCAGATATGACTATATTGTTGGGGACTGGGGATATGGACAGCTTCGTCTCCGCGGTTTTTTCGATGATCAGAACCAGAAGGCTTCATTTGATACCAAAATCAGCACACTTACCGAATACCTTTACGAATTCTGTAATTTCGGCTGTGCCTATTTTGTTGTGAAAAAAGTGAAAAGCTAA
- a CDS encoding cytosolic protein, with amino-acid sequence MDDKERRTYTDFSNVETQRNFLIPEDLPEGAYGSPRNADEPVENKSTPWREGQRYYSAFNYEFKSLHQNLPRQMPGAHPPHDDPDKNEEPPYTET; translated from the coding sequence ATGGACGATAAAGAAAGACGCACATACACCGATTTCTCAAATGTGGAAACGCAAAGGAATTTCCTTATTCCCGAGGACTTGCCTGAAGGTGCCTATGGCTCTCCCAGAAATGCGGATGAGCCGGTAGAGAACAAAAGCACCCCATGGCGAGAGGGCCAGCGCTATTACAGTGCCTTCAACTATGAGTTTAAGTCCCTTCACCAAAACTTGCCGCGGCAAATGCCAGGGGCGCACCCGCCGCATGATGACCCTGATAAAAACGAAGAACCGCCATATACAGAGACTTAA
- a CDS encoding DUF3055 domain-containing protein, whose product MAERFFLYDDLEDTKTRFVSFMGENQRFDLAIVRSDRYYGKQLVLDIQGSRFAIIGEDDLKEEGYLEHVFQLSEEDAEELKSFLMEIV is encoded by the coding sequence TTGGCAGAACGCTTTTTCTTATATGATGATCTCGAAGATACAAAAACCAGATTTGTCAGCTTTATGGGAGAAAACCAGCGATTCGATTTGGCTATTGTTCGTTCCGATCGCTATTACGGCAAACAATTGGTCCTTGATATCCAGGGAAGCCGATTTGCCATTATTGGAGAAGATGATTTAAAGGAAGAAGGCTATCTTGAACATGTATTTCAGCTTTCTGAGGAAGATGCAGAGGAGCTTAAGTCATTTCTGATGGAAATCGTTTAA
- a CDS encoding EAL domain-containing protein, whose protein sequence is MLPLNKIKYFPPQFIVRDPVAEGVNLALKQGFEVAVAVFNFKNWQDLSEQLGELSFRQFIKYIKKIFLAVIQQELEDNQIIIVHDHYSDGLALILKVDHSRDCVTEIDQTLKKIVREAEKYIHNDAPHIKPIIDAGYMFVEKKYYSSVQEAVYKAHQHALAMAEKRVRSEFNEMMYKINKIVAKKDIKMLAQPIINVATGEVKAWEMLTRGPSGTSLESPLQLFTIARQTGSLYDLELIVLEKTLEQITKTGCTQDIFINFTPITIGNERFVRDVKKMLTGYKNIPPEQITLEITERDPIEGIENFIYNIKVLRTLGFRVAVDDTGAGYASLNSISEIMPDIIKIDRSVIKGIDTNRVKESMLKGLLLVAKEAGSLVVAEGIESEGEASVLSRNNVDLAQGYFYARPDTLTKSLKSS, encoded by the coding sequence ATGCTTCCTTTAAATAAGATAAAGTATTTCCCTCCCCAATTCATTGTTCGTGACCCGGTTGCAGAAGGAGTAAATCTGGCGCTGAAACAAGGTTTTGAAGTGGCCGTAGCTGTTTTTAATTTTAAAAATTGGCAAGACCTGTCCGAACAGCTGGGTGAGCTTTCTTTCAGACAGTTTATAAAATATATCAAGAAAATATTTTTGGCTGTCATTCAGCAGGAACTTGAAGATAATCAAATCATTATCGTGCATGATCATTATAGCGATGGCCTTGCCTTGATATTGAAAGTGGACCATAGCAGGGATTGTGTGACAGAAATTGATCAAACACTGAAAAAAATTGTCAGGGAAGCTGAAAAATACATACATAATGATGCACCTCATATAAAGCCGATTATTGATGCGGGATATATGTTTGTTGAAAAGAAGTATTATTCGTCTGTTCAGGAAGCAGTTTACAAAGCCCATCAGCATGCACTTGCAATGGCCGAAAAAAGGGTCAGATCCGAGTTTAATGAAATGATGTACAAAATAAATAAGATTGTAGCTAAAAAGGATATCAAAATGCTGGCGCAGCCGATTATTAATGTGGCTACAGGCGAGGTAAAGGCATGGGAAATGCTCACACGAGGTCCGAGCGGAACTTCCCTGGAAAGTCCTCTTCAGCTTTTTACCATTGCGCGGCAGACGGGCAGCCTTTATGATCTGGAGCTTATCGTACTTGAGAAAACACTTGAACAGATAACCAAGACTGGCTGCACACAGGATATATTTATTAACTTCACCCCGATTACAATAGGGAATGAAAGGTTTGTCAGGGATGTGAAGAAAATGCTCACCGGCTATAAAAATATTCCCCCTGAGCAGATCACACTTGAAATTACTGAACGTGATCCCATTGAAGGTATTGAAAACTTTATATACAATATAAAGGTATTAAGAACATTAGGATTTCGGGTGGCTGTGGATGACACGGGTGCAGGTTATGCCAGTTTAAATTCCATAAGTGAGATTATGCCGGATATTATAAAAATCGACCGTTCCGTCATTAAAGGCATTGATACGAACAGGGTAAAAGAATCCATGCTGAAGGGTCTTCTTTTAGTGGCGAAAGAAGCTGGTTCACTGGTGGTTGCCGAGGGAATTGAAAGTGAAGGGGAGGCATCGGTTCTCTCCAGAAACAATGTCGATTTAGCTCAGGGATATTTCTACGCTCGGCCGGATACTTTAACCAAGAGCCTGAAATCTTCATAG
- a CDS encoding DUF86 domain-containing protein yields MYFVDREKIEDTLSYLEQQISLFEEVKEWTSPIEKAALERIAQIMIEAILDTGNTMIDGFIMRDPGSYDDIVDILDDEKVISKEMSESFKQFITYRKMLVQNYTDVNHEGLKTAISSHMPMIKEFPGRVREYLINELGPVSAFKPQ; encoded by the coding sequence ATGTATTTCGTAGACAGGGAAAAGATCGAAGACACACTTAGTTATCTGGAACAGCAAATCTCCCTTTTTGAAGAAGTGAAAGAGTGGACATCCCCTATTGAAAAGGCAGCCTTGGAACGGATTGCCCAAATTATGATCGAAGCTATCCTTGATACTGGGAATACGATGATTGACGGCTTTATCATGAGGGATCCAGGCAGCTACGATGATATCGTGGATATTCTTGATGACGAAAAGGTTATCAGCAAAGAAATGAGCGAAAGCTTTAAACAATTCATTACATATCGTAAAATGCTCGTCCAAAATTACACAGACGTTAATCATGAGGGACTAAAAACAGCTATAAGCAGTCATATGCCCATGATCAAAGAGTTTCCTGGCCGGGTCAGGGAGTATCTAATCAATGAACTGGGACCGGTTTCTGCTTTTAAACCTCAATAA
- a CDS encoding winged helix-turn-helix transcriptional regulator, whose product MHFGENSTKEVILRLIKTAGKLSILEMAKELGISEMAVRKHIQALEKDGFITSAIQRQTKGRPSKLYQLTAKGEDLFPKKYKQLSVELLTELKSMGQGHLITEMFSRRKNRLVQQYEIQTAGKSFSEKLQVLEGLLLLDGFMPEVRIEDGQVHLKEFNCPYIETAEEFKQICRSEKEFIKDFLSADNVDIKSCMAAGDGCCHYIIKQD is encoded by the coding sequence ATGCATTTTGGAGAAAACTCAACAAAAGAAGTGATCTTGAGGTTAATCAAAACAGCAGGAAAACTTTCCATACTGGAAATGGCCAAAGAGCTGGGAATTTCAGAAATGGCCGTTAGAAAGCATATTCAGGCTCTCGAAAAAGATGGCTTTATTACGTCTGCAATCCAGAGGCAAACAAAAGGGCGCCCTTCAAAGCTTTATCAGCTAACGGCAAAAGGAGAAGATCTGTTTCCGAAAAAATATAAGCAGCTAAGTGTTGAATTATTAACAGAACTAAAAAGCATGGGGCAGGGCCATTTAATTACAGAGATGTTTTCCAGAAGAAAAAATCGCCTCGTTCAGCAGTATGAGATTCAGACAGCGGGGAAATCTTTTTCAGAAAAGCTTCAAGTACTTGAGGGCCTCCTCCTGCTTGACGGCTTTATGCCGGAAGTGCGAATAGAGGATGGCCAAGTCCATCTCAAAGAATTTAATTGCCCGTATATTGAAACTGCAGAAGAATTTAAACAAATCTGCAGGTCTGAAAAAGAGTTTATTAAAGATTTTCTTTCTGCTGATAATGTTGATATCAAATCCTGCATGGCTGCGGGTGATGGATGCTGTCATTATATTATAAAGCAAGATTAA
- a CDS encoding TIGR01457 family HAD-type hydrolase, producing the protein MKKYKGYLIDLDGTMYRGTELISEAADFVNKLRELDLPYLFVTNNSSRTPAQVADKLVKFGIPAEEGQVFTTSMATANYIYEQQKDASVYVIGEEGIREALAEKGLSFAEEHADYVVVGIDRSINYEKLSIACLAVRNGAAFISTNGDIAIPTERGLLPGNGSLTSVITVSTQTQPVFIGKPESIIMEQALKVLGTAKEETLMVGDNYDTDILAGMNAGMDTLLVHTGVTTKELLKGYDKQPEFVLESLADWDFK; encoded by the coding sequence GTGAAAAAATATAAAGGTTACTTAATCGATTTAGATGGCACCATGTATCGCGGAACAGAGCTGATCAGTGAGGCAGCTGATTTTGTCAATAAGCTTCGGGAACTAGATCTGCCATATTTGTTTGTGACGAATAATTCGTCCAGAACACCAGCCCAGGTGGCGGATAAGCTTGTGAAGTTTGGCATCCCTGCCGAAGAGGGTCAGGTTTTTACAACGAGCATGGCCACTGCCAACTATATATATGAACAGCAAAAAGATGCTTCTGTATATGTGATCGGAGAAGAAGGAATACGGGAAGCGCTGGCTGAAAAGGGGCTAAGCTTTGCTGAGGAGCATGCGGACTACGTTGTGGTGGGGATTGACCGCTCCATTAACTATGAAAAGCTATCCATCGCCTGTCTGGCTGTACGGAATGGAGCAGCATTCATTTCCACAAATGGAGACATTGCCATTCCAACAGAAAGAGGGCTGCTTCCGGGTAATGGGTCACTAACCTCTGTCATCACTGTATCAACACAAACACAGCCTGTATTTATCGGAAAGCCGGAATCGATTATCATGGAGCAGGCTTTAAAGGTGCTGGGAACAGCTAAGGAAGAAACCCTGATGGTTGGGGATAACTATGATACGGATATTTTAGCAGGAATGAATGCCGGTATGGATACCTTGCTTGTCCATACGGGTGTAACAACGAAAGAGTTATTGAAAGGGTATGACAAACAGCCTGAGTTTGTGCTCGAATCATTAGCGGATTGGGACTTTAAGTAG
- a CDS encoding phosphatidylglycerophosphatase A, translating into MSEEKKAVNVTEQTARKWLHERGVEIQDIADLVFFLQEKYHPNLQMKDCIYNVERVLSKREVQNAILTGIQLDMLAEEKKLLEPLQSIIATDEGLYGADEVLALSIVNVYGSIGFTNFGYIDKLKPGILKDLNDKSSGRCHTFLDDIVGAIAAAASSRLAHSAENVE; encoded by the coding sequence ATGAGTGAAGAAAAAAAAGCAGTTAACGTTACAGAGCAGACAGCACGTAAATGGCTCCATGAAAGAGGGGTAGAAATTCAGGATATAGCTGATTTAGTGTTCTTCCTCCAAGAGAAATATCACCCCAATTTACAGATGAAAGATTGCATTTATAATGTTGAGCGTGTTTTATCAAAAAGAGAAGTCCAAAACGCTATTTTAACAGGCATTCAGCTTGATATGCTGGCCGAGGAAAAGAAGCTCTTAGAGCCGCTGCAGTCGATTATCGCTACAGATGAAGGGTTATACGGAGCGGATGAAGTATTGGCCTTATCCATTGTAAACGTATATGGTTCCATCGGATTTACCAATTTTGGATATATCGATAAATTGAAGCCTGGCATTCTGAAGGATCTGAACGATAAGAGTTCAGGAAGATGCCATACCTTTCTCGATGATATTGTAGGAGCTATCGCTGCAGCCGCTTCGAGCAGACTGGCACATAGTGCCGAAAATGTGGAATAG
- the yutH gene encoding spore coat protein YutH, protein MFRTLLKEQFGIEAEDTMRIGKYDACRKQGQLYLLVPAGHTDEEELEELDQMAEHLSNNGDRNISTFLKTKEGKQSIDWNDSRFCILVNRHTLSRKQNQFGRKLAKFHYRGRSISFPVKKTSRIGQWKQLWEQRLDQMEKVWNEMLFQKPENDFERMFLESFPYYMGLAENSIQYLVDTELDDEPEMADSGTVCHIRLTSATWGDNYYMKNPFDWVFDHSSRDLAEWTREKYFHNIKTYQPDLRQFLSEYQSVGPLSSFSWRLYYARLLFPLHYFETVENYYGADSEQQKLVLQERLQKYLWQSDDHERFLGGFFEFAEVPIKKLRIPLVNWIKS, encoded by the coding sequence ATGTTTAGAACACTTTTGAAAGAACAATTTGGCATAGAAGCAGAGGATACGATGAGAATCGGAAAATATGATGCTTGCCGAAAGCAGGGACAGCTCTATTTACTTGTGCCTGCGGGGCATACAGATGAAGAAGAACTCGAAGAACTGGACCAAATGGCTGAACACCTTTCCAATAACGGGGATAGGAACATAAGCACTTTTTTGAAAACGAAGGAAGGCAAACAGTCAATTGATTGGAACGATAGCCGCTTTTGCATTCTTGTTAATCGGCATACACTGAGCAGAAAACAAAATCAGTTTGGGCGAAAGCTGGCAAAGTTCCATTACAGAGGCAGGAGCATTTCATTTCCAGTGAAAAAAACGAGCAGAATCGGGCAATGGAAACAGCTTTGGGAACAGCGGCTGGACCAAATGGAAAAAGTGTGGAATGAGATGCTTTTCCAAAAACCTGAAAATGATTTTGAGAGAATGTTTTTAGAGTCGTTTCCATACTATATGGGGCTGGCTGAAAATTCGATTCAATATCTTGTGGATACAGAGCTTGATGACGAACCCGAAATGGCAGACAGCGGAACCGTTTGTCATATAAGACTAACATCGGCCACCTGGGGAGACAATTATTATATGAAAAATCCATTTGACTGGGTATTTGACCATTCATCCAGAGATTTGGCGGAATGGACGAGAGAAAAATACTTCCATAATATTAAAACGTATCAGCCGGATCTCCGCCAATTTTTATCGGAATATCAAAGTGTAGGGCCATTATCCTCCTTCTCATGGCGGCTTTACTACGCTCGTCTATTATTTCCTCTCCATTATTTTGAAACAGTAGAAAATTATTATGGCGCAGATTCTGAACAGCAGAAACTAGTGCTTCAGGAGCGCCTGCAGAAGTATCTCTGGCAATCTGATGACCATGAGCGTTTTCTGGGGGGGTTTTTCGAATTTGCCGAGGTTCCCATCAAAAAACTCCGGATACCTCTGGTGAATTGGATTAAGAGCTGA
- a CDS encoding D-glycerate dehydrogenase: MKPYVFISRKLPEDVIAILKEKYTVEMWDWEDVPVPYDVFLQEARKADALLTMLSEPVNEEVLKAGGKLKIIANMAVGYDNVDVETAKRLGITVTNTPEVLNDSTADLTFALVLAAARRMVEAAEFVKKGNWKSWSPLLLAGQDVHHKTIGIVGMGNIGKTVAKRAAGFDMEILYHNRSRKPDAEQELGAQYVSFDELLERSDFVVCLTPLTEETRNLFNRNAFQKMKDKAVFVNASRGPVVNEQDLYEALNAGEIAAAGLDVFAEEPIGADHPLLELENVVAMPHIGSASIETRYAMMQLCVENIDLVLSEKKPKTPVK, translated from the coding sequence ATGAAACCATACGTATTTATCAGCAGGAAGCTGCCTGAAGATGTTATTGCCATTTTAAAAGAAAAGTACACAGTTGAAATGTGGGATTGGGAAGATGTGCCGGTTCCTTACGATGTATTCTTACAAGAGGCGAGAAAAGCAGATGCCCTTTTAACTATGCTATCTGAGCCGGTGAATGAGGAAGTTCTGAAAGCAGGAGGGAAGCTGAAGATCATAGCCAATATGGCTGTTGGCTATGATAATGTGGATGTTGAGACAGCAAAAAGACTCGGAATCACGGTAACTAATACGCCAGAGGTATTAAATGATTCAACTGCCGACCTGACGTTTGCACTTGTGCTCGCTGCTGCCCGCAGAATGGTGGAGGCTGCTGAATTTGTGAAGAAAGGCAATTGGAAGAGCTGGAGTCCGCTGCTTTTGGCAGGTCAGGATGTGCATCATAAAACAATCGGGATTGTAGGGATGGGGAATATCGGGAAAACAGTTGCAAAGCGTGCAGCTGGATTTGATATGGAGATTTTATATCACAACCGCTCGAGGAAGCCGGATGCGGAACAGGAACTCGGAGCCCAATATGTCAGCTTTGATGAATTGCTCGAACGCTCAGATTTCGTTGTCTGCCTCACGCCTTTGACAGAAGAAACAAGAAATTTATTTAACCGAAATGCATTCCAGAAGATGAAAGACAAGGCTGTTTTTGTGAATGCCTCCAGAGGACCGGTTGTAAATGAACAAGATTTATATGAAGCATTGAATGCTGGAGAGATTGCAGCTGCAGGATTGGATGTTTTTGCGGAGGAGCCAATTGGTGCAGACCATCCGCTGTTGGAGCTGGAAAATGTGGTGGCTATGCCCCATATCGGAAGTGCCAGTATAGAAACGCGCTATGCCATGATGCAGCTGTGTGTGGAAAACATTGATCTTGTCCTTTCAGAAAAGAAACCAAAGACACCAGTCAAATAG
- a CDS encoding homoserine dehydrogenase — MESISIGLLGLGTVGSGVVQIIEKHQDKLMHQVGCPVVVKRVLVKDADKERAVKVDRNLLTLNPEDILNDADIDVVIEVMGGIEETRNHLKKALDNGKHVVTANKDLMAVYGPELLAAAAQNGCDLFYEASVAGGIPILRGLVDGLASDRITKMMGIVNGTTNFILTKMSKNGSAYEEVLKEAQQLGYAESDPTADVEGLDAARKMAILSTLGFSMNIDLDDVKVKGITEITEEDLQYGKQLGYTMKLIGIAHREGERVEVSVQPTLLTESHPLALVQDEYNAVYVYGEAVGETMFYGPGAGSLPTATAVVSDLVGVMKNMRLGVNGKSAVAPQYDKKLKGADEIYSKYFLRLHVKDEVGTFANITSIFSEHHVSFEKILQLPLKEKGLAEIVLVTHQASLKDYEDILVSLRDLPAVQIIKSSYRVEGSARV, encoded by the coding sequence GTGGAATCAATCTCAATCGGTTTATTAGGGTTAGGAACAGTTGGATCGGGTGTCGTGCAAATCATTGAGAAACATCAGGATAAGCTCATGCACCAAGTCGGCTGTCCGGTTGTTGTAAAGAGAGTTCTTGTTAAAGATGCAGATAAAGAAAGAGCAGTTAAAGTGGACAGGAATTTGCTGACGCTAAATCCTGAAGACATTTTAAATGATGCTGATATTGATGTAGTAATTGAAGTAATGGGCGGCATAGAAGAAACAAGAAATCATTTAAAGAAAGCGTTGGATAATGGCAAGCATGTGGTGACGGCAAATAAGGATCTAATGGCTGTTTATGGACCTGAATTGCTTGCAGCTGCAGCGCAAAACGGGTGTGATCTCTTTTATGAGGCAAGTGTTGCCGGCGGCATTCCAATTTTAAGAGGGCTGGTAGATGGCTTGGCTTCAGACAGAATTACAAAAATGATGGGAATTGTGAATGGGACAACGAACTTTATTTTGACAAAGATGAGCAAGAATGGGAGCGCATATGAGGAAGTTCTGAAAGAAGCCCAGCAGCTGGGATATGCGGAAAGCGATCCGACTGCAGATGTGGAGGGCCTTGATGCAGCAAGGAAAATGGCGATCCTGTCAACACTTGGTTTTTCCATGAATATTGACCTTGATGACGTAAAGGTTAAAGGCATTACAGAGATTACAGAAGAGGACCTGCAGTACGGCAAGCAGCTTGGCTACACGATGAAGCTGATCGGGATTGCCCATCGGGAGGGGGAGAGGGTGGAAGTAAGTGTCCAGCCGACTTTGCTGACCGAGTCTCACCCGCTTGCATTGGTTCAGGATGAATACAATGCTGTATATGTCTACGGTGAAGCGGTAGGGGAAACGATGTTCTACGGACCTGGGGCGGGGAGTCTGCCAACAGCTACAGCTGTGGTATCGGATCTCGTTGGCGTCATGAAAAATATGCGTCTTGGCGTAAATGGAAAAAGTGCGGTAGCCCCGCAATATGATAAGAAATTAAAAGGTGCAGATGAAATATATTCGAAGTATTTCTTAAGATTGCATGTAAAAGATGAGGTAGGGACTTTTGCCAACATCACATCCATTTTTTCTGAGCATCATGTCAGCTTCGAAAAAATCCTGCAGCTTCCTTTAAAAGAAAAAGGGCTTGCTGAGATTGTGCTGGTTACCCACCAGGCATCTTTAAAGGATTATGAGGATATTTTAGTAAGTTTAAGAGATTTGCCGGCAGTCCAAATAATCAAAAGTTCGTATCGTGTGGAAGGGAGCGCCAGAGTATGA
- the thrC gene encoding threonine synthase: protein MRWEGLIKTYKDYLPVNENTPMLTLNEGNTPLIRLDKLSRDWGIDLYVKTEGANPTGSFKDRGMVMAVAKAKEEGSDAIICASTGNTSAAAAAYAARAGMRCVVVIPEGKIAMGKLAQAVMYGAEVVSIEGNFDQALAMVRKISETEPITLVNSVNPYRLEGQKTAAFEICDQLGGAPDILALPVGNAGNISAYWKGFKEYNEARGTGLPKMHGVQAEGAAAIVHNRVFENPETIATAIRIGNPASWHLANAALSESNGKIDEVSDEEILCMYRKLASSEGIFAEPASCASLAGIYKQLRNGEIPLKTKVVAILTGNGLKDPNTAIDCSPVKPVSLPNDEKAVADHIKGAVHI, encoded by the coding sequence ATGAGATGGGAAGGCCTTATAAAAACATATAAAGATTATTTGCCTGTTAATGAAAATACACCAATGCTTACTTTAAATGAAGGCAACACTCCCCTGATCAGGCTGGATAAACTCTCGAGGGACTGGGGCATTGACCTCTATGTGAAAACGGAAGGCGCAAATCCAACAGGTTCATTTAAAGACAGAGGCATGGTTATGGCTGTTGCAAAGGCAAAAGAAGAAGGAAGTGACGCCATCATCTGTGCCTCCACCGGCAATACCTCTGCAGCTGCGGCTGCATATGCAGCCAGAGCCGGCATGAGATGTGTGGTTGTCATCCCAGAAGGAAAAATCGCCATGGGGAAGCTGGCACAGGCTGTTATGTATGGAGCAGAAGTCGTATCTATTGAAGGTAATTTTGACCAGGCACTGGCAATGGTGCGGAAAATAAGCGAAACAGAACCTATTACTCTCGTAAACTCGGTTAATCCGTATCGTCTTGAGGGCCAGAAGACAGCGGCCTTTGAAATCTGCGACCAGCTTGGAGGCGCTCCGGACATCCTTGCTCTGCCTGTGGGTAATGCAGGCAATATTTCTGCCTATTGGAAAGGGTTTAAAGAATACAATGAAGCAAGGGGTACAGGACTTCCGAAAATGCATGGAGTACAGGCTGAAGGTGCTGCGGCCATCGTTCATAACCGTGTGTTTGAAAATCCCGAAACGATTGCCACAGCCATCCGAATCGGAAATCCTGCGAGCTGGCACTTAGCCAATGCAGCACTGTCTGAATCAAATGGAAAAATTGATGAAGTCAGCGACGAAGAGATTCTATGCATGTATCGTAAACTTGCTTCATCTGAAGGGATTTTTGCTGAGCCAGCTTCATGTGCTTCGCTTGCGGGGATATATAAACAGCTGCGCAATGGAGAGATTCCGCTTAAAACAAAGGTTGTGGCCATCCTGACTGGGAACGGACTGAAGGATCCTAATACAGCCATTGATTGCAGCCCTGTTAAACCAGTTTCGCTGCCTAACGATGAAAAAGCAGTAGCAGATCATATCAAGGGAGCCGTTCACATATGA
- the thrB gene encoding homoserine kinase, producing MSEGEMVVIKVPGSTANLGPGFDSIGLALNLYLTLEAERADTFEMVPLSEPLSIYPSDETNFIFQVAMDTAKKYGRELPGCKARISSDIPLTRGLGSSAAAIVAGIELADALCDLRLSQYEKLELSSRMEGHPDNAGASLLGGLVIGCMSEEEVSVQSIKNIKFDVIAVVPKEELLTKESRGVLPEEWSFKEAVQAGAVGNVMVAALLSGNYSLAGKMMSEDLFHHPYRKKMVPHLEVIEKAAPGLGVFGVALSGAGPAVLCLAEPECAPAVAEGLQRVLPEMEILCLKIDQEGSTVLKKSPAELKVGHIV from the coding sequence ATGAGCGAAGGTGAAATGGTTGTCATCAAAGTACCGGGCAGCACGGCAAATCTCGGACCTGGCTTCGACTCAATCGGCCTCGCCTTAAATTTATATTTGACGCTTGAAGCCGAGAGGGCAGATACGTTTGAAATGGTTCCTTTATCAGAGCCGCTAAGCATTTACCCTTCAGATGAAACGAATTTTATTTTTCAAGTTGCAATGGATACCGCAAAGAAGTACGGAAGAGAGCTTCCAGGATGCAAAGCCCGCATTTCAAGTGATATCCCCCTCACAAGGGGACTTGGATCAAGCGCTGCTGCCATTGTAGCAGGAATTGAACTGGCTGACGCGCTTTGTGATCTTCGCTTGAGTCAGTATGAAAAGCTTGAACTGTCATCACGAATGGAGGGGCATCCTGATAATGCTGGAGCTTCCCTTCTCGGAGGCCTTGTCATTGGCTGCATGTCAGAGGAAGAGGTATCTGTTCAAAGCATTAAAAATATAAAATTTGATGTTATAGCAGTGGTGCCAAAAGAAGAGCTCCTTACAAAGGAATCCAGAGGCGTCCTGCCTGAAGAATGGTCTTTTAAAGAAGCCGTACAGGCTGGGGCAGTCGGCAATGTCATGGTAGCAGCTCTGCTTAGCGGGAATTATTCCCTTGCAGGCAAGATGATGAGTGAAGACTTATTCCACCATCCTTACCGAAAGAAAATGGTTCCGCATTTGGAAGTCATAGAAAAAGCAGCACCTGGACTCGGAGTATTTGGAGTTGCGTTAAGCGGTGCTGGACCGGCGGTTCTCTGCCTTGCTGAGCCAGAATGTGCTCCAGCTGTGGCTGAAGGGCTTCAGCGGGTTCTCCCGGAAATGGAAATCCTTTGCCTTAAAATTGATCAGGAAGGCAGCACTGTTTTAAAAAAAAGCCCAGCTGAGCTGAAAGTCGGCCATATAGTATAA